A stretch of Haloprofundus halophilus DNA encodes these proteins:
- a CDS encoding McrB family protein: MSKPHSISSLPGSPSGYLDSLSRILKYTQHQSPTRGQITDWWNGTFDQPDSEESILQIIRFLQSIELIEKSSGRYKVAERGEVYYREKDPALIFEWIAENNSELVGVLEYLQSGPAPTEKITSEFEEEEREETIKLVLDWLIGLDAIAYNGDRCHLTSVGIDLLEDENGYIATSTDNRRLVTIKVSNSEGMREHYEQTVASDVSAEAVSRVTGDTFDRTDLRIWGNRSTTIADKRVQKGDVLLFYSGQDGYIALAEVLFAEEYNSAQAARLYEEIWPNFVADDPFNYVIYLSNVSKPSIDTDHFFSDAVLDWGDHPNDGWTPLDDYKTQIAATYGSLDTFLSESIEETLYNYWDLKEWPVDTDLAKKVKRQLERKGQVLLYGPPGTGKTYTADTFARWWTGVQDCDVDSEERIEEVTFHPSYSYEDFMEGYSIVTDAKEAGNNGGDVNSAGSFGLKDGVFKEFCEDAQDEYDSWLESGQKGEIPKYVFVIDEVNRGNIAKILGEIIKVTEYSKRGESVKLAHSGQPFQIPRNVYLIATMNTADQSIALVDAAIRRRFAAIAAPPEYSVLYNSCEFPFESRAEALELLETGRVNFDALQAASVLSLEVINRRIVETAGLGKGMRIGHSYLLPGEWDHSEVSRERALVDVWRYDILTLLEEYFFGEFDSMQRLVFGSTDCDLFDQQTEDIADFTVETLRTVLKDLVLTNRDLIQLANNE, translated from the coding sequence ATGAGCAAGCCTCACTCGATTTCGTCTCTTCCGGGATCTCCTAGCGGATACCTTGACTCTCTCTCACGGATTCTAAAATACACCCAACACCAATCGCCGACACGAGGGCAGATCACGGATTGGTGGAACGGAACCTTTGATCAACCCGATAGCGAAGAGTCTATTCTCCAGATTATACGCTTTCTTCAAAGTATAGAGTTGATTGAAAAAAGCAGTGGACGATATAAGGTTGCCGAACGGGGTGAGGTCTATTACAGGGAGAAAGATCCAGCGCTGATTTTCGAATGGATTGCAGAGAACAATTCAGAGTTAGTTGGAGTACTTGAGTATCTTCAGTCTGGTCCTGCACCAACAGAGAAGATTACCTCTGAATTTGAGGAGGAAGAGCGTGAAGAGACAATCAAGTTGGTCTTGGATTGGCTTATTGGACTCGATGCGATCGCGTACAATGGTGACCGTTGCCACTTGACCTCAGTTGGCATTGATCTACTGGAAGACGAAAACGGGTATATTGCTACTTCAACCGATAATCGGCGTCTTGTGACCATCAAAGTGTCTAATTCAGAGGGGATGAGAGAGCATTATGAGCAAACTGTCGCATCTGATGTCTCTGCAGAGGCGGTTTCTCGTGTTACTGGAGATACTTTTGACCGAACTGACCTCCGTATTTGGGGGAATCGATCGACGACAATTGCGGACAAGCGCGTGCAGAAAGGCGATGTTCTTTTGTTCTACTCAGGCCAGGACGGCTATATCGCTCTCGCAGAGGTCCTTTTCGCTGAAGAGTATAACTCTGCTCAAGCAGCTCGTCTCTATGAAGAGATTTGGCCGAACTTCGTAGCTGATGATCCATTCAATTACGTTATCTACCTCTCGAACGTCTCGAAGCCATCAATCGATACGGACCATTTCTTCAGTGACGCTGTGCTCGACTGGGGTGACCATCCCAATGACGGATGGACGCCACTGGACGACTACAAAACCCAAATCGCTGCTACCTACGGCTCATTGGATACCTTCCTTTCAGAATCCATAGAAGAAACTCTCTACAATTATTGGGATCTGAAAGAATGGCCCGTAGATACAGATCTCGCAAAGAAGGTCAAACGACAACTCGAGAGAAAGGGGCAAGTGCTACTGTACGGTCCACCAGGAACCGGAAAAACGTACACAGCAGACACATTCGCTCGGTGGTGGACGGGAGTCCAAGATTGTGATGTAGACAGTGAAGAGCGCATTGAGGAGGTTACTTTCCATCCCTCGTATTCCTACGAAGACTTCATGGAAGGATATTCGATCGTCACCGATGCTAAAGAGGCCGGAAACAACGGTGGGGATGTGAATTCTGCCGGCAGTTTTGGACTAAAGGATGGTGTGTTCAAAGAATTTTGCGAGGATGCACAAGACGAGTATGATTCCTGGTTAGAAAGTGGTCAGAAAGGAGAGATTCCGAAATACGTTTTCGTCATCGACGAAGTAAACCGAGGCAATATCGCTAAAATCCTTGGCGAGATTATTAAAGTCACAGAGTACAGCAAGCGGGGAGAAAGCGTCAAGTTAGCACATTCTGGCCAGCCGTTCCAAATTCCGAGAAATGTTTATTTGATCGCAACGATGAACACTGCAGACCAATCAATCGCACTTGTCGATGCTGCTATTAGACGTCGATTTGCAGCGATCGCAGCCCCACCCGAATATTCAGTCTTGTATAACTCATGTGAGTTCCCGTTCGAGAGTCGGGCAGAGGCTTTGGAATTACTCGAGACAGGGAGGGTAAATTTCGACGCTCTGCAAGCAGCGTCAGTACTCAGTTTAGAGGTCATTAATAGAAGGATCGTAGAGACCGCTGGTCTTGGAAAAGGAATGCGTATAGGACACTCGTATTTGCTCCCTGGAGAGTGGGACCATTCAGAGGTGAGTAGAGAGCGTGCCCTCGTGGATGTCTGGCGGTACGATATACTGACCCTACTCGAGGAGTATTTCTTTGGAGAGTTCGACAGTATGCAACGCCTGGTCTTCGGATCTACTGATTGTGATCTCTTCGACCAACAAACAGAGGATATTGCGGATTTCACCGTCGAAACCCTCCGAACGGTGTTGAAAGACTTAGTCCTCACAAACCGCGATCTGATTCAGCTTGCAAACAACGAATGA